A stretch of the Polluticoccus soli genome encodes the following:
- a CDS encoding protein-disulfide reductase DsbD family protein: MVTHFRTALLVALSFFISWTVNAQIIEDPSEWKFEAKKKKGNEYDLIFHVNVKNGYHIYSLDPGGDGSFPPPEFNFTKGENFKLNGKVTEKGQRIDETIEDIGTVHYFKKVDYIQPATITANGKITGKYSYMTCNEQGCLPPKTKSFTFTINDPELASGTDTVSADTAKADSLIGAAITPAAGMNTTHKAVVEGASADDAPKEEKKSLLWLFFMALAGGFAAVLTPCVYSMIPITVSFFTKRSKTRAEGIRNAIYYSLSIIIIFTILGVLISVMFGGNALNNLSTNWIANLFFFIIFVIFGISFLGAFEITLPSSWTSTTDSKAGLSSFGGIFFMALTLVIVSFSCTGPIVGPLLVIAGKGGIAGPMLGMFGFSIGLAMPFAIFAIFPGLLNKMAASGGWLNQVKVVLGFLELMLALKFLSNADLAMGWRLLDREIFIAIWIVLAILLGFYLLGRLKLSHDDATPKNIYGQEYVSIFRLFLAICSFTFALYLFPGMWGAPLNGMSQFVPPMGTQDFVIGAGGSGASHGDASTHSDNGVAPVKYVEEMRIYEPPVVKNLGLVTYFEYEEAIAAAKILKKPIMLDFTGINCVNCRKMESQVWSKPEVAQRLKNDFIVASLYCDYDKKDLPAKEQYYSQALQADVVTVGDRNEDLQAAKFNSNSQPFYFFIDENGNKLAEEGYPYDPDVQKFVKHLDRVKEKYAASVK; this comes from the coding sequence ATGGTCACACACTTCAGAACGGCGCTACTTGTAGCGCTTAGCTTCTTCATATCATGGACGGTTAACGCCCAGATCATTGAAGATCCATCAGAATGGAAATTCGAGGCTAAGAAAAAGAAGGGGAATGAATATGATCTCATATTCCATGTGAATGTAAAGAACGGGTATCATATCTATTCGCTTGATCCCGGTGGAGATGGAAGTTTCCCGCCACCTGAATTCAATTTTACCAAAGGTGAGAACTTTAAGCTAAACGGCAAGGTTACCGAAAAAGGACAGCGTATAGACGAGACCATTGAGGATATCGGCACTGTACACTATTTCAAAAAGGTAGATTATATACAGCCGGCAACAATTACTGCTAATGGTAAGATAACCGGTAAGTATAGCTACATGACGTGCAATGAGCAGGGTTGCTTACCTCCTAAAACCAAGAGCTTCACCTTTACGATCAATGATCCGGAACTGGCATCCGGCACAGATACGGTAAGTGCAGATACCGCTAAGGCGGATTCTCTAATAGGTGCTGCAATTACGCCCGCAGCTGGGATGAATACAACCCATAAAGCGGTGGTTGAGGGTGCTAGCGCAGATGATGCACCTAAAGAAGAAAAAAAATCGCTGCTGTGGTTATTCTTCATGGCCCTTGCAGGCGGTTTCGCTGCGGTGCTGACACCTTGTGTGTATTCTATGATACCCATAACCGTGAGCTTTTTCACAAAGCGTAGCAAGACACGTGCAGAAGGTATCAGGAATGCCATCTACTATTCGCTGTCGATCATCATCATCTTTACGATACTAGGTGTATTGATATCGGTGATGTTTGGTGGTAATGCATTGAATAATCTATCGACCAACTGGATCGCGAATCTTTTCTTCTTTATCATTTTTGTCATCTTCGGTATTTCGTTCCTTGGAGCATTTGAGATCACACTTCCTTCTTCGTGGACCAGTACGACAGATTCGAAGGCTGGATTGAGCAGCTTTGGAGGTATCTTCTTCATGGCGCTGACGCTTGTGATCGTGTCTTTCTCTTGCACGGGGCCCATCGTTGGTCCTCTGTTGGTAATAGCAGGTAAAGGTGGTATTGCAGGGCCTATGTTAGGCATGTTTGGTTTCTCTATCGGCCTTGCTATGCCGTTTGCCATCTTCGCGATCTTCCCGGGTTTGCTTAATAAAATGGCGGCTTCGGGTGGATGGCTAAACCAGGTAAAGGTTGTGCTCGGTTTCCTTGAGCTAATGCTGGCGCTGAAATTCCTCTCGAATGCCGACCTCGCCATGGGCTGGCGTTTGCTGGACCGGGAGATATTTATTGCGATCTGGATTGTGCTAGCAATACTGTTAGGCTTCTACTTGCTGGGCAGACTGAAGCTGTCGCACGATGACGCTACCCCCAAAAATATTTACGGACAGGAATACGTTTCGATCTTCCGTTTGTTTCTCGCGATATGCAGTTTTACGTTTGCATTATACCTGTTCCCTGGTATGTGGGGGGCGCCGCTTAACGGTATGAGCCAGTTTGTACCGCCTATGGGAACCCAGGACTTTGTAATTGGCGCTGGCGGTTCCGGTGCAAGCCATGGAGACGCCAGTACTCACAGCGACAATGGTGTAGCTCCGGTAAAGTATGTTGAGGAAATGCGCATTTACGAGCCTCCGGTGGTGAAGAACCTCGGGCTGGTTACATATTTTGAATATGAAGAGGCAATTGCAGCGGCTAAGATCCTGAAGAAACCAATTATGCTCGACTTTACCGGCATCAACTGTGTGAACTGCCGTAAGATGGAATCACAGGTATGGTCTAAACCAGAAGTTGCGCAGAGATTAAAGAATGACTTTATCGTAGCATCGTTGTATTGTGATTACGATAAGAAAGACCTGCCGGCTAAAGAGCAATATTATTCGCAAGCATTGCAGGCAGATGTGGTTACTGTAGGCGATAGGAATGAAGACCTGCAGGCCGCTAAGTTTAATTCGAATTCTCAGCCGTTCTATTTCTTTATCGATGAGAATGGTAACAAGCTGGCTGAGGAAGGTTATCCTTACGACCCAGACGTTCAGAAGTTTGTAAAACACCTGGATAGGGTGAAAGAAAAATATGCAGCTTCAGTAAAATAA